One part of the Olleya sp. YS genome encodes these proteins:
- a CDS encoding aspartate-semialdehyde dehydrogenase: MKVAVVGATGMVGEVMLKVLQERQFPITEFIPVASERSVGKSITFNNRNYTIVGLQDAVNQKPDIALFSAGGNTSLEWAPKFAAVGTTVIDNSSAWRMDQDKKLVVPEINANQLTKNDKIIANPNCSTIQMVMVLAPLHKKYKIKRIVVSTYQSISGTGVKAVQQLENELAGIKGEMAYHYPIFKNAIPHCDVFEDNGYTKEELKLVRETQKILDDRSIAVTATAVRIPTAGGHSEAVNIEFENDFDLNDIRDILSKTDGVVLQDNVDVNTYPMPLYANGKDDVFVGRIRRDLSQANSINMWIVSDNLRKGAATNTVQIAEYLIKNSLV, encoded by the coding sequence ATGAAAGTAGCAGTAGTTGGCGCAACTGGAATGGTTGGCGAAGTCATGTTAAAAGTTTTACAAGAAAGGCAATTCCCAATCACAGAATTTATACCTGTAGCTTCAGAGCGTTCTGTAGGTAAATCGATTACTTTTAATAATAGAAATTACACTATTGTAGGCTTGCAAGATGCTGTAAACCAGAAACCTGATATTGCTTTATTTTCCGCAGGAGGAAACACCTCTTTAGAATGGGCTCCTAAATTTGCAGCAGTAGGTACAACGGTTATTGACAATTCTTCAGCATGGAGAATGGATCAAGATAAAAAATTAGTGGTACCAGAAATTAATGCCAATCAATTAACTAAAAACGATAAAATTATTGCTAACCCTAACTGTTCAACTATACAGATGGTAATGGTTTTGGCACCACTTCATAAAAAATATAAGATTAAAAGAATTGTAGTATCTACTTACCAATCTATTTCTGGAACTGGTGTAAAAGCAGTACAGCAACTAGAAAATGAATTAGCTGGAATAAAAGGCGAAATGGCATACCACTATCCTATCTTTAAAAACGCTATTCCACACTGTGATGTGTTTGAAGATAATGGTTACACAAAAGAAGAACTAAAATTAGTGAGAGAAACTCAAAAAATTTTAGATGACAGATCTATTGCTGTAACAGCAACAGCAGTAAGGATTCCAACAGCAGGTGGACACAGTGAAGCTGTAAATATTGAATTTGAAAACGATTTTGATTTAAACGATATTAGAGACATACTAAGTAAAACAGATGGTGTAGTGCTTCAAGACAATGTAGACGTTAATACTTATCCAATGCCTTTATATGCTAACGGTAAAGACGATGTATTTGTTGGAAGAATAAGACGTGACTTGTCACAAGCCAACTCTATAAATATGTGGATTGTTAGTGATAATTTACGTAAAGGAGCTGCCACTAATACGGTACAAATTGCAGAATACTTAATTAAAAACAGCTTAGTTTAG
- a CDS encoding slipin family protein: MKRVRIHAGKVGLVFKNGDYKRVITQGTHWLGFNEREITYSLSLVFNAPVALDILLKDQDLANRLHVVNVEDNQIVLVYNNNNFKNVLTAGRYAYWKDLIDYEFITVDFSNINIPNTINKALYNHNALRPYIRTFEVAAYEKAILIINDKYAKTLEHGTYHFWRNNDTIKIAKVDLRQLQLEIAGQELLTKDKATVRINFYAQYKVTDIETALMRNKEYEKQLYITLQLALRAFVGAYTLDELLEQKETIAKAVLQDVKTQAGKLGVNVLHAGVRDVILPGDMKDIMNQVLIAHKKAQANVVTRREETASTRSLLNTAKLMEDNNMLFKLKEMEYVEKIADKIGEITVAGNGNVIEQLKDIFSVNK; encoded by the coding sequence ATGAAAAGAGTAAGAATTCATGCAGGAAAAGTAGGTTTAGTATTTAAAAACGGTGATTACAAACGAGTAATTACTCAAGGTACGCATTGGTTAGGATTTAATGAACGTGAAATAACGTATAGCTTAAGCTTAGTGTTTAATGCTCCTGTAGCTTTAGATATCTTACTTAAAGATCAAGATTTAGCAAACAGATTACATGTTGTTAATGTTGAAGACAATCAAATAGTATTGGTATATAACAATAATAACTTTAAAAATGTATTAACAGCTGGTCGTTATGCTTACTGGAAAGACTTAATTGACTACGAATTTATAACAGTAGATTTTAGTAATATTAACATTCCAAATACAATAAATAAAGCGTTATATAACCACAACGCATTACGTCCATACATTCGCACGTTTGAAGTAGCTGCATATGAAAAAGCAATTTTAATTATAAACGATAAGTATGCTAAAACTTTAGAACATGGTACCTACCATTTCTGGAGAAATAACGATACTATTAAAATTGCTAAAGTAGATTTACGTCAATTACAATTAGAAATTGCTGGTCAAGAGTTGTTAACTAAAGACAAAGCAACCGTACGTATAAACTTTTACGCACAATACAAAGTTACAGACATTGAAACAGCGTTAATGCGAAACAAAGAATACGAAAAGCAATTGTACATAACGTTGCAATTAGCATTAAGAGCGTTTGTTGGCGCTTACACCTTAGACGAATTGTTAGAGCAAAAGGAAACTATTGCTAAAGCGGTTTTACAAGATGTAAAAACACAAGCTGGCAAATTAGGTGTCAATGTATTACATGCTGGTGTTAGAGATGTTATTTTACCAGGTGATATGAAAGACATCATGAACCAAGTATTAATCGCACATAAAAAAGCACAAGCTAATGTAGTGACAAGACGAGAAGAAACAGCCTCTACAAGAAGCTTGTTAAATACCGCAAAATTAATGGAAGACAACAACATGTTGTTTAAATTAAAAGAAATGGAGTATGTAGAGAAAATTGCAGATAAAATTGGCGAAATTACAGTTGCTGGAAATGGTAACGTAATTGAGCAGTTAAAAGACATTTTCTCTGTGAATAAGTAG
- the alr gene encoding alanine racemase, with the protein MAKAQETILEIDLKALQHNFEFLKSKLSTNTKFLAVVKAFAYGSDAIEVAKYLQDLNVDYFAVAYTYEGVALRDAGITTPILVLHPQPNSFDTIIERCLEPSLYSQRVLDLFIACAEQHKQSNYPIHLKFNTGLNRLGFAEEDIQQIINTLDKTENIKVRSIFSHLAESEELIDTDFTLKQIKHFTNSYKKIYEALNYQPFLHLCNTSGIINYPEAHFDMVRSGIGLYGFGNDPKVNKHLKPIATLKTTISQIHTIHKGESLGYNRAFIAKQDTKTATLPIGHADGIKRQYGNGNGFVTINNQKASILGNVCMDMIMVDTTKINCKEGDEVIVFDQNHTAETLAENVNSISYELLTAISQRVKRVFRR; encoded by the coding sequence ATGGCTAAGGCACAAGAAACTATTTTAGAAATAGATTTAAAAGCACTACAACATAACTTTGAGTTTTTAAAATCTAAACTGTCTACAAACACTAAATTTTTAGCGGTTGTTAAAGCGTTTGCTTATGGTAGTGATGCTATTGAAGTGGCTAAATATCTTCAAGATTTAAACGTCGATTATTTTGCTGTAGCCTATACCTATGAAGGTGTTGCTTTACGTGATGCAGGAATTACAACACCTATTTTAGTGTTACATCCGCAACCCAATAGTTTTGATACTATAATTGAGCGCTGCTTAGAGCCAAGTTTGTATTCGCAACGTGTTTTGGACTTATTTATCGCTTGCGCTGAACAACATAAGCAGAGCAACTATCCAATACATTTAAAGTTTAATACAGGATTAAATAGATTGGGGTTTGCTGAAGAAGACATACAGCAAATAATAAACACATTAGATAAAACGGAAAACATAAAAGTGCGTTCTATATTTTCGCATTTAGCTGAAAGTGAAGAATTAATAGACACAGATTTCACTCTAAAACAAATTAAGCACTTTACAAATAGTTATAAAAAAATATACGAAGCATTAAACTACCAACCATTTCTTCATTTATGTAATACGTCTGGGATTATTAATTACCCTGAAGCCCATTTTGATATGGTTAGAAGCGGAATTGGTCTATACGGTTTTGGTAACGACCCAAAGGTTAATAAACATTTAAAACCAATTGCTACTTTAAAAACTACTATTTCTCAGATACATACTATTCACAAAGGTGAAAGTTTAGGCTATAACAGAGCATTTATAGCAAAACAAGACACGAAAACTGCAACTTTACCCATTGGTCACGCAGATGGTATTAAACGCCAATATGGAAACGGAAATGGATTTGTAACTATTAACAATCAAAAAGCCAGTATTTTAGGAAATGTCTGTATGGATATGATTATGGTGGATACAACCAAAATTAATTGTAAAGAAGGAGACGAGGTTATTGTTTTTGACCAAAATCATACTGCCGAAACTTTAGCAGAAAATGTCAATTCTATCTCCTACGAATTGCTTACAGCAATATCTCAACGTGTAAAACGTGTATTTCGTCGATAA
- a CDS encoding RtcB family protein — MNTKITGNHLLELGFRQGKWMKEAIAHINENQLEDEDLNSYLKQFKSPDPIALHAKPVDFSINIKAENEEEEDNVAKVINSMQTLMKTPTLVDGAIMPDACPAGPDGTIPVGGVAVAKNAIHPGMHSADICCSVMLTDFGKADPKAILDAAHASTHFGPGGRDRNIQFRFPKELLNAFESNFFLKDKQMIQIARTHLGTQGDGNHFLFVGTSKKTGHTMMVTHHGSRGPGARLYDKGMKVAERFRKDLSPETKKQNAWIPYDTEEGQSYWDALQIIRDWTKKNHEVLHDAVAQSLEIDIENRYWNEHNFVFKDGDLFYHAKGATPLDAKFMPDITGPRLIPLNMSEPVLIVEGNTTSTNLGFAPHGAGRNVSRTQHRKSKTGTIMQIFKEETKGIDARFFSKEIDITELPSAYKNAQTVRNQMEEYGLGKVIDEVMPYGCIMAGDWQKNAPWRIKRDKKRQRNKR; from the coding sequence ATGAACACAAAAATAACAGGAAACCATTTATTAGAATTAGGTTTTAGACAAGGAAAATGGATGAAAGAAGCCATCGCACATATTAACGAAAATCAATTAGAAGATGAGGATTTGAACTCATATTTAAAGCAATTTAAATCGCCAGATCCTATAGCATTACATGCAAAACCAGTTGATTTTTCTATCAATATTAAAGCAGAAAATGAAGAAGAAGAAGATAACGTTGCTAAAGTGATTAACTCGATGCAAACCTTAATGAAAACACCAACATTAGTTGATGGAGCCATTATGCCAGATGCTTGTCCTGCAGGTCCTGACGGAACTATTCCTGTTGGTGGTGTTGCAGTTGCAAAAAACGCGATTCACCCAGGAATGCACAGTGCAGATATTTGTTGTTCAGTTATGTTAACCGATTTTGGTAAAGCAGACCCAAAAGCCATTTTAGATGCCGCACATGCTAGTACTCATTTTGGTCCTGGTGGACGCGATAGAAATATACAGTTTAGATTTCCGAAGGAATTATTAAACGCTTTTGAGTCTAACTTTTTCTTAAAAGACAAGCAAATGATTCAGATTGCAAGAACCCATTTAGGAACGCAAGGTGATGGTAACCATTTCTTATTTGTTGGTACTTCTAAAAAGACAGGACATACAATGATGGTAACGCATCATGGCTCTAGAGGTCCAGGAGCCAGATTGTATGACAAAGGGATGAAAGTGGCTGAGCGTTTTAGAAAAGATTTATCGCCAGAAACTAAAAAGCAAAACGCTTGGATTCCTTATGATACTGAAGAAGGGCAATCGTATTGGGATGCCTTGCAAATTATAAGGGATTGGACTAAGAAAAACCATGAAGTATTACACGATGCAGTAGCTCAAAGTTTAGAGATTGATATAGAGAACAGGTACTGGAACGAGCATAACTTCGTCTTTAAAGATGGTGATTTATTTTACCATGCAAAAGGTGCAACACCATTAGACGCTAAGTTTATGCCAGATATTACAGGTCCAAGATTGATTCCTTTAAACATGAGCGAACCGGTTTTAATTGTAGAAGGTAATACCACAAGCACCAATTTAGGTTTTGCGCCACATGGAGCTGGAAGAAACGTAAGTAGAACCCAACACAGAAAAAGCAAAACAGGAACGATCATGCAAATCTTTAAGGAAGAAACTAAGGGTATTGACGCGCGTTTTTTCTCAAAGGAAATTGACATTACCGAGTTGCCAAGTGCTTATAAAAATGCACAAACTGTTAGAAACCAAATGGAAGAATATGGTTTAGGTAAAGTCATTGACGAGGTTATGCCTTATGGTTGTATTATGGCTGGTGATTGGCAAAAGAATGCGCCTTGGAGAATTAAAAGAGATAAGAAAAGACAACGAAATAAAAGATGA
- a CDS encoding prolyl oligopeptidase family serine peptidase: MKKLVISFLTVIIIMSCKEEAKQIERNIVVDYPNTAKVDTVTNYFGTEVKDPFRWLEDDRSPETEAWVKAQNKATYGYLDSIPYRDQLKKRLEKLWNYEKIGSPFKEGDYTYFYKNDGLQNQYVIYRYKTGEDPKTATVFLDPNTFKEDGTISLGGVSFSKDGKTLAYSISEGGSDWRKILVMNTETKEIIEDTLVDIKFSGMSWYKNEGFYYSSYEKPKGSELSAKTDQHRVFYHKLGTPQEEDQLIFGGTPDEKHRYIYGTVTEDNRYLLISPRVSTSGNKLYIKDLTQPNSKLVEIIGHTDSDTYVIENEGSKLFIVTNLNAPNQKIVTVDASNPTPDNWVDFIPETKNVLSPSTGGGYFFAEYMVDAVSKVFQYDYNGKQVREVTLPGVGSAGGFGAKKEDKELYYSFTNYVTPRSIYKYNIEKGTSELYRKPDIDFNPEDYESNQVFYTSKDGTKVPMIITHKKGLELNGKNPTILYGYGGFNISLTPSFSIANAVWMEQGGIYAVPNLRGGGEYGKAWHDAGTQLKKQNVFDDFIAAAEYLIENKYTSSDYLAIRGGSNGGLLVGATMTQRPDLMKVALPAVGVLDMLRYHTFTAGAGWAYDYGTADDSKEMFEYLKGYSPVHNVKEGVQYPATMVTTGDHDDRVVPAHSFKFAAELQAKQTGNNPTIIRIETDAGHGAGTPVSKTIEQYADIYGFTLFNMGFDVLPTKIEDFKD; encoded by the coding sequence ATGAAAAAATTAGTTATTAGTTTTTTAACGGTTATAATTATTATGTCTTGTAAAGAAGAAGCCAAACAAATAGAGCGAAATATTGTAGTTGACTATCCTAACACTGCCAAAGTAGATACAGTAACCAACTATTTTGGAACAGAAGTCAAAGACCCTTTTCGTTGGTTAGAAGACGATAGAAGTCCAGAAACTGAAGCTTGGGTAAAAGCGCAAAACAAAGCAACATATGGTTACTTAGATAGTATTCCGTATCGTGACCAACTAAAAAAACGTCTTGAAAAATTATGGAATTACGAAAAAATAGGCTCGCCTTTTAAAGAAGGTGATTATACTTATTTTTATAAAAATGATGGCTTACAAAATCAATATGTCATTTACAGATATAAAACTGGTGAAGACCCAAAAACTGCAACCGTATTTTTAGACCCAAATACCTTTAAAGAAGATGGAACAATATCACTTGGAGGTGTTAGCTTTTCTAAAGATGGGAAAACTTTAGCCTATTCCATTTCAGAAGGAGGTAGCGATTGGCGTAAAATTTTAGTTATGAATACTGAAACTAAAGAAATTATTGAAGACACTTTAGTAGATATTAAATTTAGTGGAATGTCGTGGTATAAAAACGAAGGGTTTTACTATTCTAGTTATGAAAAACCAAAAGGTAGTGAGTTATCTGCAAAAACCGATCAGCATCGTGTGTTTTATCATAAATTAGGAACACCTCAAGAAGAAGATCAATTGATTTTTGGAGGCACACCAGATGAAAAGCATAGATATATTTATGGAACAGTAACCGAAGATAATAGGTATTTATTAATCTCACCTCGTGTGTCTACTTCTGGAAACAAATTGTATATCAAAGATTTAACACAACCTAATTCTAAATTAGTTGAAATTATTGGTCATACAGATAGTGATACTTATGTTATAGAAAATGAAGGCTCAAAGCTATTTATAGTTACTAATCTAAACGCTCCAAATCAAAAAATTGTAACGGTTGATGCGTCTAATCCTACTCCAGATAATTGGGTAGACTTTATTCCAGAAACTAAAAACGTATTAAGCCCATCTACAGGTGGAGGATACTTTTTTGCAGAATATATGGTTGATGCTGTTTCAAAAGTGTTTCAATACGATTATAACGGAAAACAAGTAAGAGAAGTCACATTGCCAGGAGTTGGTAGTGCAGGCGGATTTGGTGCTAAAAAAGAAGATAAAGAATTATACTATTCATTTACAAACTACGTCACACCAAGAAGTATTTACAAATACAATATCGAAAAAGGAACATCAGAATTATACCGTAAACCAGATATCGATTTTAATCCAGAAGATTACGAAAGTAATCAAGTGTTTTACACCTCAAAAGATGGTACAAAAGTCCCTATGATAATTACACACAAAAAAGGCTTAGAACTTAATGGAAAAAACCCAACTATTTTATACGGTTACGGAGGTTTCAATATTAGTTTAACACCTAGTTTTAGTATTGCTAATGCGGTTTGGATGGAACAAGGTGGTATCTATGCTGTACCTAATTTACGTGGTGGTGGAGAATATGGTAAAGCTTGGCACGATGCAGGTACACAGCTAAAAAAACAAAATGTATTTGATGACTTTATTGCTGCTGCAGAATACCTCATCGAAAACAAATACACCTCATCAGATTATTTAGCCATTAGAGGTGGCTCAAATGGAGGTTTATTAGTTGGTGCAACCATGACGCAACGTCCAGATTTAATGAAAGTGGCATTACCAGCAGTAGGTGTTTTAGACATGTTACGTTACCATACTTTTACTGCAGGAGCAGGTTGGGCTTATGACTACGGAACTGCAGATGACAGTAAAGAAATGTTTGAGTATTTAAAAGGCTACTCGCCAGTACATAATGTTAAAGAAGGTGTACAATATCCAGCAACCATGGTAACTACAGGAGATCATGACGATAGAGTTGTACCTGCACACAGTTTTAAATTTGCTGCAGAATTACAAGCAAAACAAACAGGAAACAATCCAACCATTATTAGAATTGAAACTGATGCTGGTCATGGAGCAGGTACACCTGTTAGCAAAACAATCGAGCAGTATGCAGACATCTATGGATTTACATTATTCAATATGGGATTTGATGTATTACCAACCAAAATTGAAGATTTTAAAGATTAA
- the mscL gene encoding large conductance mechanosensitive channel protein MscL has product MLKEFKDFIMTGNVIEFAVAVIMAGALGQVINGFVNNIAMPFVGYFAGGMNFGDLHVAMDGKEYATLAAAQEAGGAVIAYGAWINTIINLLIVGFVMFLIVKAYNKTKKPAPDAPPAGPTDNELLMEIRDALKK; this is encoded by the coding sequence ATGCTTAAAGAATTTAAGGATTTTATTATGACAGGAAATGTGATTGAATTCGCAGTTGCTGTAATTATGGCTGGAGCATTAGGCCAAGTAATTAATGGATTTGTAAACAACATTGCAATGCCATTTGTAGGATATTTTGCTGGAGGAATGAATTTTGGAGACCTTCACGTTGCAATGGATGGTAAGGAATACGCAACATTAGCTGCTGCTCAAGAAGCTGGAGGTGCTGTTATAGCTTATGGTGCTTGGATAAATACCATCATTAACTTATTAATTGTTGGATTTGTTATGTTCTTAATTGTTAAGGCATACAATAAAACTAAAAAACCTGCTCCAGATGCACCACCAGCTGGACCAACAGATAACGAATTATTAATGGAAATTAGAGACGCTTTAAAAAAGTAA
- a CDS encoding WYL domain-containing protein, producing the protein MAVNKNALIRYKTIDKCLQNKFRQWTLNDLIEAVSDALYEYEGKDVDVSKRTVQLDLQMMRSDKLGYNAPIVVYDRKYYKYEDEDYSITNSPISNQDLTKLSEAVSFLKQFQGFSHFTELGSMVQKLEDHVYTQKTQEKSLIDFEKNNNLKGLEFLDKLYQFILKKQTIDITYQSFKARQESTFAFHPYLLKEFRNRWFIIGKRNKNEGIMNLALDRIIAVKKSSKPYVIDQSFDSNNYYENVIGVSVSPNMDTENVVFYVNHKHAPYVVTKPFHKSQKVIERDNYGVMFSMQVQLNFELEKEILGLGESIKIIAPERLKRNIKERLYDAIDTYETEISDKNLKTIAKRLEYKGFGILNQIYTKRDIRKLKARVENYIKNNSNEQAFGMREVLKKMPELKDILFNKNFKKLIKTIDKNVFLTKAIYFDKSPTDNWYVTWHQDVPINVLKKIDTKGFSSWTNKKGVISVCPPETISKNTFAMRIHLDDTTVKNGALKVIPGSHNKRLNDQEIKLITSNSIPFVSEVGSGGVQLLKPLLLHASSETTVQRRRRVLHLEFSSIELPNGLEYAEHENL; encoded by the coding sequence ATGGCAGTCAATAAAAACGCATTAATTAGATATAAAACCATCGATAAATGTCTTCAAAATAAGTTTAGACAATGGACGCTAAATGATTTAATTGAAGCGGTTTCTGATGCGTTGTATGAATACGAAGGTAAAGATGTAGATGTTAGTAAACGCACAGTGCAACTAGACCTGCAAATGATGCGTAGTGATAAGTTGGGTTATAATGCTCCAATAGTGGTTTACGATAGAAAGTATTATAAGTACGAAGATGAAGATTATAGTATTACTAACAGTCCAATTTCTAATCAAGATTTAACCAAATTATCCGAAGCAGTTTCGTTTTTAAAACAGTTTCAAGGTTTTTCTCATTTTACTGAACTAGGAAGTATGGTTCAAAAGCTAGAAGACCATGTTTATACCCAGAAAACACAAGAAAAATCATTAATTGATTTTGAAAAAAATAATAACCTAAAAGGCTTAGAATTTTTAGATAAATTGTATCAATTTATTCTTAAAAAACAAACTATTGATATTACCTATCAGTCTTTTAAGGCAAGACAAGAAAGTACTTTTGCTTTTCATCCTTATTTACTAAAAGAATTTAGAAACCGTTGGTTTATTATTGGTAAAAGAAATAAAAATGAAGGTATAATGAATCTTGCTTTAGATCGAATTATTGCTGTAAAAAAAAGCTCAAAACCTTATGTTATTGATCAATCTTTCGATTCTAATAATTATTATGAAAATGTTATTGGTGTATCGGTAAGTCCTAATATGGATACAGAGAACGTGGTGTTTTACGTTAACCATAAACATGCACCTTATGTGGTTACAAAACCTTTTCATAAGTCACAAAAAGTCATAGAGCGCGATAATTATGGTGTGATGTTTTCTATGCAAGTACAGCTTAATTTTGAATTAGAAAAAGAGATTTTAGGACTTGGAGAGTCAATTAAAATTATAGCACCAGAACGTTTAAAACGCAATATCAAAGAACGTTTATATGATGCTATAGATACTTATGAGACAGAAATTAGTGATAAGAATCTAAAAACCATTGCAAAACGTTTAGAGTATAAAGGTTTTGGTATTTTAAATCAGATTTACACTAAACGCGATATTAGAAAGCTTAAAGCAAGAGTTGAAAATTATATTAAAAATAATAGTAACGAGCAGGCATTTGGAATGAGAGAGGTGTTAAAGAAGATGCCTGAATTAAAAGATATCTTATTCAATAAAAATTTTAAAAAGCTAATAAAAACTATTGATAAAAATGTGTTTTTAACTAAAGCCATTTATTTTGATAAATCGCCAACAGATAATTGGTATGTGACTTGGCATCAAGACGTGCCTATAAATGTTTTAAAAAAAATTGATACTAAAGGTTTTAGTTCTTGGACTAATAAAAAAGGTGTAATTAGTGTTTGTCCACCTGAAACTATTTCTAAAAACACCTTTGCAATGCGTATTCATTTGGATGATACTACTGTTAAAAATGGTGCTTTAAAAGTAATTCCAGGATCACATAATAAACGGTTAAATGATCAAGAAATTAAGCTGATTACTTCAAATTCAATTCCCTTTGTGAGTGAGGTTGGTTCTGGAGGTGTGCAGTTATTAAAACCTTTATTATTACATGCTTCTTCTGAAACGACAGTGCAACGAAGACGACGTGTATTACATTTAGAGTTTTCTTCAATAGAATTACCTAATGGTTTGGAATATGCAGAGCATGAGAATTTATAG
- a CDS encoding exonuclease domain-containing protein — MNYNNNIIIIDLEATCWNGKIPHGQVNEIIEIGICVLDTTTGNITKNDGILIKPIRSEVSMFCTELTTITQELLDIEGVSFEDACTKLREDYNAHHYTWASYGAYDLNMMKNQCRIRDLDYPLSQNHINVKTLFTEVKGLHKKVGMKGALGILEIPLEGTHHRGVDDANNIAKILDWCLKNKRR; from the coding sequence ATGAATTACAACAATAACATAATCATAATTGATTTAGAAGCAACCTGTTGGAATGGTAAAATTCCACATGGTCAAGTTAACGAAATCATAGAAATTGGTATTTGTGTATTAGACACAACAACTGGAAACATTACAAAAAATGATGGTATATTAATAAAACCTATACGTTCTGAAGTAAGTATGTTTTGTACAGAATTGACAACAATAACTCAAGAGTTGTTAGATATTGAAGGTGTCTCTTTTGAGGATGCATGTACTAAATTACGAGAAGATTATAATGCACATCATTACACTTGGGCAAGTTATGGCGCTTACGATTTAAATATGATGAAAAACCAATGTAGAATTAGAGATTTGGATTATCCTTTATCTCAAAACCATATTAACGTAAAAACGCTATTTACAGAAGTGAAAGGTTTGCATAAAAAAGTAGGAATGAAAGGTGCTTTAGGTATCTTGGAAATCCCGTTGGAAGGAACTCACCACAGAGGAGTTGATGATGCTAATAATATAGCTAAAATCCTTGATTGGTGTTTAAAAAACAAAAGACGATGA
- a CDS encoding ABC transporter ATP-binding protein — MLTVKNLSFSYNKTPVLKELSFKVKQGEHLAIIGESGSGKSTLLNLIYGEYDLNKGEIFWKDDAILGPKYNLVIGYDFMKYVSQEFDLMPFITVEENIGKYLSNFYKKEKKERTAELLEVVELTEFAKTKVKLLSGGQKQRVALARALAKQPEIILLDEPFSHIDNFKKQSLRRSVFKYLKDNNITCIVATHDKEDVLGYADNMIVLHDNKIAVNDSPENLFKNPKTPLIASFFGEFNVMNNQIIYAHQLQVVEKSDLKVTVIRSYFKGYYYLIEVDLDGETVFFEHKVSLEKNQNVYIQKKL; from the coding sequence ATGCTAACAGTTAAAAACCTATCCTTTTCATACAATAAAACTCCTGTTTTAAAAGAGTTGTCTTTTAAGGTCAAACAAGGTGAACATCTTGCAATTATAGGAGAAAGCGGTTCAGGAAAAAGCACATTACTAAATCTTATTTATGGCGAATACGATCTAAATAAAGGTGAAATTTTTTGGAAAGATGATGCAATTTTAGGTCCAAAATACAACTTGGTTATTGGCTACGATTTTATGAAGTACGTCTCTCAGGAGTTTGATTTGATGCCATTTATAACTGTTGAAGAAAATATAGGCAAATACTTATCTAATTTCTACAAAAAAGAAAAAAAAGAACGTACTGCAGAATTATTGGAAGTAGTTGAACTTACTGAGTTTGCAAAAACTAAAGTGAAATTACTATCAGGTGGACAAAAACAGCGTGTTGCTTTAGCACGCGCATTAGCTAAACAACCAGAAATTATTCTATTAGACGAGCCATTTAGTCATATCGATAATTTTAAAAAACAATCACTTCGTCGCTCTGTTTTTAAATATTTAAAAGACAATAATATTACATGTATTGTAGCCACACATGACAAAGAAGACGTTTTAGGCTATGCAGACAATATGATTGTATTACATGACAACAAAATAGCGGTTAACGACAGTCCAGAAAACCTATTTAAAAACCCTAAAACACCTTTAATTGCCTCTTTTTTTGGTGAATTTAATGTCATGAATAACCAGATTATTTACGCGCATCAATTACAAGTCGTTGAAAAATCCGATTTAAAAGTAACCGTTATTAGAAGTTATTTTAAAGGATATTATTATTTGATTGAAGTAGATTTGGATGGTGAGACTGTGTTTTTTGAACATAAAGTTAGCTTAGAAAAAAATCAAAACGTTTACATTCAAAAAAAACTATAA